A genomic segment from Nonomuraea helvata encodes:
- a CDS encoding flavin reductase family protein, which translates to MSVSEFTEAMAQLAAGVAVVTVRDGRDDLGVTVSALMSVSLEPPLVLVSLASSGYLSEVLLRQDRWAASLLSSGQAAVASRFATAGRPSARLLLAGTPHHRGAQTDALVVEGGVAALEAETTKVVPAGDHTLFIAAVLAVPYVSPSLQPLVRLRGRYRAAGT; encoded by the coding sequence ATGTCTGTGAGCGAGTTCACGGAGGCGATGGCGCAGCTCGCGGCCGGGGTGGCGGTGGTGACCGTACGCGACGGGCGCGACGACCTGGGCGTCACGGTGTCGGCACTGATGTCGGTCTCGTTGGAGCCCCCGCTCGTGCTGGTGAGCCTGGCGAGCAGCGGCTACCTCAGCGAGGTCCTGCTCCGCCAGGACCGCTGGGCGGCCTCCCTCCTGTCATCCGGCCAGGCGGCTGTCGCCAGCCGCTTCGCCACCGCGGGCCGCCCCAGCGCCAGGCTGCTGCTGGCCGGCACTCCGCACCACCGGGGCGCGCAGACGGACGCGCTGGTGGTGGAGGGCGGCGTGGCCGCCCTGGAGGCGGAGACCACCAAGGTGGTCCCGGCCGGGGACCACACGCTCTTCATCGCCGCCGTCCTCGCCGTCCCCTACGTCAGCCCCTCACTCCAACCCCTGGTACGGCTGCGCGGCCGCTACCGCGCCGCGGGAACCTGA
- a CDS encoding ABC transporter permease: MADGPPSIWEWIGRNWDTGRVDSIKNLLLDHLTMSLVPILVALVIALPLGLACVRWRWLYQPTSGFMNVVYALPSLPVFMLLISVTGLSQATVIIPLTFYGMAVLIPAVVDGLGSVPDHVRQSAVAMGFTPLRRLIAVELPIAVPVVLAGLRVVAVSSISLVSVGALIGQGGLGGLFTRAYQNPFMPPVIVGIVLIVALALIADGLLVLAQRLLTPWVRARKGTGS; encoded by the coding sequence ATGGCTGACGGCCCCCCTTCCATCTGGGAGTGGATCGGGCGCAACTGGGACACCGGCCGGGTCGACAGCATCAAGAACCTGCTCCTCGACCATCTGACCATGTCCCTGGTGCCGATCCTCGTCGCGCTGGTCATCGCGCTGCCGCTCGGGCTCGCCTGCGTGCGCTGGCGCTGGCTCTACCAGCCCACCTCGGGCTTCATGAACGTCGTCTACGCGCTGCCGTCGCTCCCCGTCTTCATGCTGCTGATCTCGGTGACCGGGCTGTCGCAGGCCACCGTGATCATCCCGCTGACCTTCTACGGCATGGCCGTGCTGATCCCGGCCGTCGTGGACGGGCTGGGCTCGGTGCCCGACCACGTGCGGCAGTCGGCCGTCGCGATGGGGTTCACGCCGCTGCGCAGGCTGATCGCGGTGGAGCTCCCGATCGCCGTCCCCGTGGTGCTGGCGGGGCTGCGGGTGGTGGCCGTCTCCAGCATCAGCCTGGTCAGCGTGGGTGCACTGATCGGGCAGGGCGGGCTCGGCGGGCTGTTCACGCGGGCGTACCAGAACCCGTTCATGCCGCCGGTGATCGTCGGCATCGTGCTGATCGTGGCGCTGGCGCTGATCGCCGACGGGCTGCTGGTGCTGGCGCAGCGGCTGCTCACTCCATGGGTACGGGCGCGAAAGGGGACGGGTTCGTGA
- a CDS encoding ABC transporter substrate-binding protein, which produces MGRKYGIAAVLMSAMLGMAACGGGGGSTGGNPLDTSSAAPSGSASGGGGGKAVIGSFDFDESVLLGSIYAQALEAKGVQVTEKPRIGSREAVFDQVKSGGLTIVPEYNGNLLAFVDLKNTAATTDEVNTALKEKLPAELEVLDSSPAEDKDSLSISKDTQTKQSLNTMEDLAKVSKSFVVGGPPEFKKRWEARFKEVYGIEFKEWKPTGPTTSDAIKDGTIQVGNVFTTDPKMTANNLVPLQDPKNIFPAQNVTPLLYKAGATDTIKTTLNAVSAKLTTQSLMDMMQKISVNKDEPATVAKEWLTSNGLG; this is translated from the coding sequence ATGGGACGCAAGTACGGCATCGCCGCGGTGCTCATGTCGGCGATGCTCGGGATGGCCGCCTGCGGTGGTGGTGGTGGTAGCACTGGAGGCAACCCGCTCGACACCTCGAGCGCGGCCCCCAGTGGTTCGGCTTCGGGCGGGGGCGGGGGCAAGGCTGTCATCGGGTCCTTCGACTTCGACGAGAGCGTGCTGCTTGGCTCCATCTACGCGCAGGCGCTTGAGGCCAAGGGCGTGCAGGTCACGGAGAAACCGCGCATCGGCAGCCGTGAGGCCGTGTTCGACCAGGTCAAGAGTGGCGGCCTGACGATCGTGCCCGAGTACAACGGCAACCTGCTGGCCTTCGTCGACCTGAAGAACACGGCCGCGACCACCGACGAGGTCAACACCGCGCTGAAGGAGAAGCTGCCGGCCGAGCTGGAGGTCCTCGACTCCTCGCCGGCCGAGGACAAGGACAGCCTGTCGATCAGCAAGGACACCCAGACCAAGCAGTCGCTGAACACCATGGAGGACCTGGCCAAGGTCTCCAAGAGCTTCGTCGTGGGCGGGCCGCCCGAGTTCAAGAAGCGGTGGGAGGCGCGGTTCAAGGAGGTCTACGGGATCGAGTTCAAGGAGTGGAAGCCCACGGGCCCGACCACCTCTGACGCGATCAAGGACGGCACGATCCAGGTCGGCAACGTGTTCACCACCGACCCCAAGATGACGGCGAACAACCTCGTGCCGCTGCAGGACCCCAAGAACATCTTCCCCGCCCAGAACGTGACGCCGCTGCTCTACAAGGCGGGCGCGACCGACACGATCAAGACCACGCTGAACGCCGTCTCGGCGAAGCTGACCACGCAGTCCCTTATGGACATGATGCAGAAGATCTCCGTCAACAAGGACGAGCCCGCCACGGTGGCCAAGGAATGGCTGACCTCCAACGGCCTCGGCTGA
- the sppA gene encoding signal peptide peptidase SppA: MDAGKAIFETVDKLRQRRTAPLVLELDLTEGITEGPPADPLAAVLSMRKTRLSDVLSGLKRARQDSRVKALVVKIGSNPLGLAMVQELRQAVIQFRAAGKLTVAFAETFGEFGGGTVQYYLATAFERVYLQPSGDVGLTGVALEQRFVKGALTKLGVGYEAGQRHEYKTAVNTFTQDHMTDPHRESMSRIVESVTESLITGIADGRRLDPGKVRELIDRGPFTAGEAEEAGLVDRLAYRDEVYDEVKQAAGDEAHLLFISRYARGAAVKKLPNPMADGVALIHGTGMIRTGRSGRSPLGGGGAMGSDTVSAAFRAARRDEHVKAVVFRVDSPGGSYVASDTVWREVILTRKVKPVIVSMGDMAASGGYFVSMAADVIVAQPGTLTGSIGVYGGKPVLAEMLEKIGINSELVAEGTNAGMFSTSRGFSSEQWERVNAWLDRIYDDFVGKVAQSRDLTRERAHELARGRVWTGADAHASGLVDELGGLEDALALARKRTGLADDAPVRTYPRLNPLERLRGPESSEDKSAALARIRLDAWGPLARLSAELGLPATGPLLLPAWYTIR, encoded by the coding sequence ATGGACGCAGGCAAGGCGATCTTCGAAACCGTCGACAAGCTTCGCCAGCGGCGCACGGCCCCGCTGGTGCTCGAGCTCGATCTCACAGAGGGCATCACCGAGGGCCCGCCGGCGGACCCGCTCGCCGCGGTGCTGTCCATGCGCAAGACGCGCCTGTCCGACGTCCTGTCCGGTCTCAAGCGGGCCAGACAGGACTCCAGGGTCAAGGCGCTGGTGGTGAAGATCGGCAGCAACCCGCTCGGCCTGGCCATGGTGCAGGAGCTGCGCCAGGCCGTGATCCAGTTCAGGGCGGCGGGCAAGCTGACCGTCGCGTTCGCCGAGACGTTCGGGGAGTTCGGCGGCGGCACGGTGCAGTACTACCTGGCCACCGCGTTCGAGCGCGTCTACCTGCAGCCGAGCGGCGACGTCGGGCTCACCGGGGTGGCGCTGGAGCAGCGCTTCGTCAAGGGGGCGCTGACCAAGCTGGGCGTGGGCTACGAGGCCGGGCAGCGGCACGAGTACAAGACCGCCGTCAACACCTTCACCCAGGACCACATGACCGACCCGCACCGCGAGTCCATGAGCCGCATCGTCGAGTCGGTCACCGAGAGCCTCATCACGGGCATCGCCGACGGGCGCCGGCTCGACCCGGGCAAGGTCCGCGAGCTGATCGACCGCGGCCCGTTCACCGCCGGCGAGGCCGAGGAGGCCGGTCTTGTCGACCGGCTGGCCTACCGCGACGAGGTGTACGACGAGGTCAAGCAGGCGGCGGGCGACGAAGCCCACCTGCTGTTCATCTCCCGCTACGCCAGGGGCGCGGCCGTGAAGAAGCTGCCGAACCCGATGGCCGACGGGGTCGCGCTCATCCACGGCACCGGCATGATCAGGACCGGTCGCAGCGGCCGCAGCCCGCTCGGCGGCGGCGGGGCGATGGGCTCCGACACGGTCAGCGCCGCGTTCCGCGCGGCGCGGCGGGACGAGCACGTCAAGGCCGTCGTGTTCCGGGTGGACAGCCCCGGCGGCTCGTACGTGGCCTCCGACACGGTGTGGCGCGAGGTGATCCTGACGCGCAAGGTCAAGCCGGTGATCGTCTCCATGGGCGACATGGCGGCGTCCGGCGGCTACTTCGTCTCGATGGCCGCCGACGTGATCGTGGCCCAGCCCGGCACGCTGACGGGCTCGATCGGCGTGTACGGCGGCAAGCCGGTCCTCGCCGAAATGCTGGAAAAAATCGGGATAAATTCAGAACTTGTCGCCGAGGGGACCAACGCCGGCATGTTCTCCACCTCCCGCGGCTTCTCCTCCGAGCAGTGGGAACGCGTGAACGCCTGGCTCGACCGGATCTACGATGACTTCGTGGGCAAGGTGGCCCAGAGCCGCGACCTCACCCGTGAGCGCGCGCACGAGCTGGCCCGCGGCCGCGTGTGGACCGGCGCCGACGCGCACGCCAGCGGGCTCGTGGACGAACTGGGCGGCCTGGAGGACGCGCTGGCCCTGGCCAGAAAGCGCACCGGCCTCGCCGACGACGCCCCCGTCCGCACCTATCCCCGGCTCAACCCGCTGGAGCGGCTGCGCGGGCCCGAGTCCAGCGAGGACAAGTCCGCCGCCCTCGCGCGGATCCGCCTCGACGCGTGGGGCCCGCTCGCCCGCCTCTCCGCCGAGCTGGGCCTCCCGGCCACCGGCCCGCTCCTGCTGCCCGCCTGGTACACGATCCGCTGA
- a CDS encoding NAD-dependent epimerase encodes MKSHVIVGRGAAASRTALLLAEDGERVRMISRTGGGPDHPLVEKVAADATDADRLTELAEGADTLFTTAVPPYHVWPEQLPILTASLLTAVRRTGAAYVMLGNMYGYGPVDRPIAPDFPLAATGPKGRARARAWEEAASSGVKVTEVRAAQFYGAGAFSVFSLMVQRPALEGRLALVPQELDVPHSYSSIGDTARTLVAASRDEQAYGRAWHVPTATLSVRELAGRLARLAGAPEPRMEEMTERDLTLLGFTDPLWGEMHEALIKPGHPFVVDFSETEKVLGVSATPVDDVLRELI; translated from the coding sequence ATGAAATCTCATGTGATCGTGGGACGCGGGGCCGCCGCGTCGAGGACCGCTCTGCTGCTGGCCGAGGACGGCGAGCGGGTACGAATGATCAGCCGCACCGGCGGCGGGCCCGACCATCCGCTCGTCGAGAAGGTCGCCGCGGACGCGACCGACGCCGACCGGCTCACCGAGCTGGCCGAGGGCGCGGACACGCTGTTCACCACCGCCGTGCCGCCGTACCACGTCTGGCCCGAGCAGCTGCCGATCCTGACGGCGTCGCTGCTCACCGCGGTGCGGCGGACCGGTGCCGCCTACGTGATGCTCGGCAACATGTACGGCTACGGGCCGGTGGACAGGCCGATCGCGCCCGACTTCCCGCTGGCCGCGACCGGGCCCAAGGGGCGGGCCAGGGCGCGGGCATGGGAGGAGGCCGCCTCCTCAGGAGTGAAGGTCACGGAGGTGCGGGCTGCCCAGTTCTACGGCGCGGGCGCCTTCTCCGTGTTCAGCCTCATGGTGCAGCGGCCCGCACTGGAAGGCCGGCTCGCCCTGGTGCCGCAGGAGCTCGACGTGCCCCACAGCTACTCGTCGATCGGCGACACCGCGCGCACCCTGGTCGCCGCGAGCCGCGATGAGCAGGCGTACGGCAGGGCCTGGCACGTGCCCACCGCGACCCTGTCGGTGCGGGAGCTGGCCGGGCGGCTCGCGCGGCTCGCGGGGGCGCCCGAGCCGCGGATGGAGGAGATGACCGAACGCGACCTGACCCTGCTCGGCTTCACCGACCCGCTCTGGGGGGAGATGCACGAAGCGCTCATCAAGCCCGGCCACCCCTTCGTCGTCGACTTCTCCGAGACCGAGAAGGTCCTCGGCGTGAGCGCCACTCCGGTCGACGACGTGCTCCGGGAACTGATCTAG
- a CDS encoding FAD-dependent monooxygenase produces the protein MKNRNVLISGASVAGPALAYWLRRHGFNPTIVERAPALRDGGYAVDFRGEVHLSILRRMGILADLERARTGMGSMAYVNSAGKVQAKMPADLFAGDIEILRGDLVRILYDATKDHTEYIFGDSITSLAEDDHGVTVTFERTPPRRFDLVIGADGLHSNTRRLTFGPEEQFVKHLGLYCAIFTTSNYLGLDHTGHAYRTGGKVVMLHSSRHNAEARAVFYFSSPELDLNRRDVARQQAVLAEQYTGNGWQSDRLLNEMRHAPDFYFDSVGQVHMDTWTRGRVALVGDAAYCPSSLSGMGSGLALVGAYVLAGELAAAQGDHRVAFARYEEELREYAVGCQKMGDGVAGLMVPGSRFVAGLLNRYYKLMPYLPGKNMAAKIARRTAENITLRDYRDLALR, from the coding sequence ATGAAGAACCGCAACGTCCTGATCTCCGGCGCCTCGGTCGCCGGCCCCGCCCTCGCCTACTGGCTCCGCCGCCACGGCTTCAACCCCACGATCGTGGAGCGCGCCCCCGCGCTCCGGGACGGCGGCTACGCCGTCGACTTCCGCGGCGAGGTCCACCTGTCGATCCTGCGCCGCATGGGCATCCTGGCCGACCTCGAGCGTGCCCGCACCGGCATGGGCTCCATGGCGTACGTCAACAGCGCCGGCAAGGTGCAGGCCAAGATGCCCGCCGACCTCTTCGCCGGGGACATCGAGATCCTCCGGGGCGACCTCGTGCGCATCCTGTACGACGCCACCAAGGACCACACCGAGTACATCTTCGGGGACTCCATCACCTCGCTCGCCGAGGACGACCACGGCGTGACCGTCACCTTCGAGCGCACCCCGCCCCGCAGGTTCGACCTGGTGATCGGCGCCGACGGGCTGCACTCCAACACCCGCCGCCTGACGTTCGGGCCGGAGGAGCAGTTCGTCAAGCACCTCGGCCTCTACTGCGCGATCTTCACCACCTCCAACTACCTCGGGCTCGACCACACCGGGCACGCCTACCGCACCGGGGGCAAGGTGGTCATGCTGCACAGCTCCCGCCACAACGCCGAGGCCAGGGCCGTCTTCTACTTCTCCTCCCCGGAGCTCGACCTCAACCGCCGCGACGTGGCCAGGCAGCAGGCCGTCCTCGCCGAGCAGTACACCGGCAACGGCTGGCAGAGCGACCGGCTGCTGAACGAGATGCGGCACGCGCCCGACTTCTACTTCGACTCGGTCGGCCAGGTCCACATGGACACCTGGACGCGGGGCCGGGTCGCCCTGGTCGGCGACGCCGCCTACTGCCCCTCCTCCCTGTCGGGCATGGGCTCGGGGCTCGCCCTGGTGGGTGCGTACGTCCTGGCGGGAGAACTGGCGGCCGCGCAGGGCGACCACCGCGTCGCGTTCGCCCGCTACGAGGAGGAGCTGCGTGAGTACGCCGTCGGCTGCCAGAAGATGGGCGACGGCGTCGCCGGCCTCATGGTCCCGGGCAGCCGCTTCGTGGCCGGGCTGCTCAACCGCTACTACAAGCTCATGCCGTACCTGCCGGGGAAGAACATGGCCGCCAAGATCGCCCGCAGGACCGCCGAGAACATCACGCTACGGGACTACCGGGACCTCGCCCTACGCTAA
- a CDS encoding GlxA family transcriptional regulator: protein MHRVAAVIVPPVLSFDVSIPLMVFGDDSRYDVRVCTARPGPVPTVGGPDVLVTDGLDAMDGVETVLAVGSGGEEAPPEVLDALRKAAAGGARIASLCTGAFVLAQAGLLDGRRATTHWGLAADLAARFPAIDVRPDVLFVEDGGIFTSAGAAAAIDLCLHLIRLDYGAAVANAAARLAVVSPVRPGGQAQFIETPLPPERGTSLAPTRAWALERLDRPLTLADLAGHARVSVRTLTRRFHAETGLSPLQWLLHRRVDRARELLETTELPMDQVAEKSGLGSPDSLRKHLAGRVGLTPTAYRASFTRMG from the coding sequence ATGCACCGCGTCGCCGCAGTGATCGTGCCTCCCGTGCTGAGCTTCGACGTCTCGATCCCCCTCATGGTGTTCGGCGACGACTCCCGCTACGACGTGCGCGTCTGCACGGCGCGGCCCGGCCCGGTGCCGACCGTCGGTGGTCCCGACGTGCTGGTGACGGACGGCCTGGACGCGATGGACGGTGTCGAGACTGTGCTCGCCGTAGGGAGCGGCGGCGAGGAGGCTCCTCCGGAGGTCCTCGACGCCTTGAGGAAGGCCGCCGCCGGCGGGGCACGGATCGCCTCGCTGTGCACGGGGGCGTTCGTGCTGGCCCAGGCCGGCCTGCTCGACGGGCGCCGCGCCACCACCCACTGGGGGCTGGCCGCCGACCTCGCCGCCCGCTTCCCTGCGATCGACGTCCGCCCCGACGTCCTGTTCGTCGAGGACGGCGGCATCTTCACCTCGGCGGGCGCCGCCGCCGCCATCGACCTCTGCCTGCATCTGATCAGGCTCGACTACGGAGCGGCGGTGGCCAACGCGGCGGCGCGGCTCGCGGTCGTCTCTCCCGTACGGCCGGGCGGCCAGGCCCAGTTCATCGAGACCCCGCTGCCTCCCGAGCGCGGCACCTCACTCGCCCCCACCCGGGCCTGGGCGCTCGAGCGCCTCGACCGACCGCTCACCCTGGCGGACCTGGCCGGCCATGCCAGGGTGAGCGTGCGGACGCTGACCAGGCGCTTCCACGCCGAGACCGGCCTGAGCCCGCTCCAGTGGCTGCTGCACCGGCGCGTCGACCGGGCCAGGGAGCTGCTGGAGACCACCGAGCTGCCCATGGACCAGGTTGCCGAGAAGAGCGGCCTGGGCAGCCCGGACTCCCTCCGCAAGCACCTGGCAGGCCGGGTCGGGCTCACTCCCACGGCCTACCGCGCCAGCTTCACCCGCATGGGGTGA
- a CDS encoding ABC transporter permease yields the protein MSWLTAFFGWLAEFFGNGDNWSGSSGIPMRLLEHFEFSALALVLAVLIAVPLGLLIGHTGRGEVIVVVSANLARALPTLGLLVMFVLLLGTASIWPVIIPLVLLSIPPILVNTFEGIKGVDPELRDAAYGMGLRGGQVLGRVLVPVALPLILLGCRLSAIQVVATTTVAAYTGLGGLGRYVIDGFATKDYASVVGGSVLIVLFALVVQVLFTLAQRVTVSPGVSRRVKVR from the coding sequence GTGAGCTGGCTGACCGCGTTCTTCGGCTGGCTGGCCGAGTTCTTCGGGAACGGCGACAACTGGTCGGGCTCCTCCGGCATCCCCATGCGCCTGCTGGAGCATTTCGAGTTCTCGGCCCTGGCGCTGGTGCTCGCCGTGCTGATCGCGGTGCCGCTGGGGCTGCTGATCGGCCACACCGGCCGGGGCGAGGTGATCGTCGTCGTCTCCGCGAACCTGGCCAGGGCGCTGCCCACGCTCGGACTGCTGGTGATGTTCGTCCTGCTGCTGGGCACGGCCTCGATCTGGCCGGTGATCATCCCGCTGGTGCTGCTGTCGATCCCGCCGATCCTGGTCAACACGTTCGAGGGCATCAAGGGGGTCGACCCCGAGCTGCGCGACGCCGCGTACGGGATGGGGCTGCGCGGCGGGCAGGTGCTCGGACGGGTGCTCGTGCCGGTCGCGCTGCCGCTGATCCTGCTGGGATGCCGCCTGTCGGCGATCCAGGTCGTGGCCACCACCACCGTGGCCGCGTACACCGGGCTCGGCGGTCTCGGACGGTATGTGATCGATGGTTTCGCGACGAAGGATTACGCGAGTGTTGTTGGGGGTTCAGTACTGATTGTGCTGTTCGCCCTCGTGGTGCAGGTACTGTTCACGCTCGCTCAGAGGGTGACGGTCTCCCCAGGGGTGAGCCGGAGGGTGAAGGTTCGGTAG
- a CDS encoding S8 family peptidase codes for MRPRSLLGGALALVATSAVLGAAPALLAATEPPVGPTVGPPVPRAAGNGPLISPALVAEVRTRSRVRSIIQLKPGESVEAVAKDVEQASASSRVVDATSSPHFFVAEVDRMTLARLEKDARIQAVYKDELRTTTLDDNSTALIRSDRANQAGWTGKGTTVAILDTGIDRDHPYLAGRIVDEACFSTSDPRDGTVSLCPNNQPTQTGPGAADAETAQCIVRGANACSHGTHVAGIAAGRMTAGAPANGVAPDAGILPIQVFSRVDNAMTCEVGRTPPPCFLSYLSDEKLALEYVARVVSAHNIAAVNMSLGGGGPYTEACDTDAAASAVKPEFDTLVSMGVAPVVAAGNNGFANGIVAPACLSSAIAVGATDGFDQPARFTNRGPMLDLFAPGVSIRSSVPDDTYVERSGTSMAAPHVAGMFALMKQAYPDFTVAQSLQRLQGTGAAIRYSAAGTLVTTARIDAQHATSAAHA; via the coding sequence CGCCGTGCTCGGTGCGGCTCCGGCGCTCCTCGCGGCGACCGAGCCGCCGGTGGGACCGACGGTGGGGCCGCCGGTGCCGCGTGCCGCGGGCAACGGGCCGCTCATCAGCCCCGCGCTCGTGGCGGAGGTCCGGACGAGGTCCAGGGTCCGCTCCATCATCCAGCTCAAGCCGGGAGAGAGCGTCGAAGCCGTCGCGAAGGACGTCGAACAGGCCTCCGCGAGCAGCCGGGTCGTGGACGCCACGTCGTCGCCGCACTTCTTCGTCGCCGAGGTGGACCGCATGACCCTCGCGAGGCTGGAGAAGGACGCCCGGATCCAGGCCGTCTACAAGGACGAGCTGCGAACGACCACTCTCGACGACAACAGCACCGCCCTCATCCGCTCGGACCGGGCGAACCAGGCAGGCTGGACCGGCAAGGGCACGACGGTCGCCATTCTGGACACGGGGATCGACCGCGATCATCCCTACCTCGCCGGCCGGATCGTGGACGAGGCGTGCTTCTCCACCTCGGACCCCCGCGACGGCACCGTCTCGCTCTGCCCGAACAACCAGCCCACCCAGACGGGCCCCGGCGCGGCCGACGCCGAGACGGCCCAGTGCATCGTCCGGGGCGCGAACGCCTGCTCCCACGGCACGCACGTGGCGGGCATCGCCGCCGGCCGGATGACCGCGGGCGCGCCCGCCAACGGCGTCGCCCCAGACGCGGGCATCCTGCCGATCCAGGTCTTCAGCCGCGTGGACAACGCGATGACCTGCGAGGTCGGCCGCACTCCCCCGCCGTGCTTCCTCAGCTACCTCTCCGACGAGAAGCTGGCGCTCGAGTACGTCGCGCGGGTGGTCAGTGCCCACAACATCGCCGCGGTGAACATGAGCCTCGGCGGCGGCGGCCCGTACACCGAGGCGTGCGACACGGACGCGGCCGCCTCCGCGGTCAAGCCGGAGTTCGACACGCTGGTGAGCATGGGCGTGGCGCCCGTGGTGGCGGCCGGCAACAACGGCTTCGCGAACGGCATCGTCGCCCCCGCCTGCCTGTCCAGCGCCATCGCGGTGGGCGCCACCGACGGCTTCGACCAACCGGCCCGCTTCACCAACCGGGGGCCGATGCTCGACCTGTTCGCGCCGGGCGTGAGCATCAGGTCCTCGGTGCCCGACGACACGTACGTCGAGCGCAGCGGCACCTCGATGGCCGCGCCGCACGTGGCGGGGATGTTCGCGCTGATGAAGCAGGCGTACCCGGACTTCACGGTCGCGCAGAGCCTGCAGCGCCTGCAGGGAACGGGCGCGGCGATCCGCTACTCCGCCGCGGGCACCCTCGTGACCACGGCCAGGATCGACGCGCAGCACGCCACGTCGGCCGCGCACGCCTGA
- a CDS encoding ABC transporter ATP-binding protein: protein MITFDAVTKRYPDGTVAVDRLDLEAPTGEITVLVGPSGCGKTTSLRMINRMIDASEGQILLDGTPVQGIDPPTLRRGIGYVIQQAGLFPHRKIVDNIATVPYLLGWDKKKARDRAMELLERVGLDPGLAGRYPFQLSGGQQQRVGVARALAADPPVLLMDEPFSAVDPVVRTSLQDELLRLQSELNKTIVFVTHDIDEAIKLGDRVAVLRVGGRLAQIADPKTLLSEPADDFVQEFLGHDRGIRRLQFVSTEGLRLRTDLTGAEDAPWRLVVDADGRPTGWISPSRPDELEPYGTFVHGRDSLRTALDAALLSPSGCAVAVDEQGKVVGVATREALDQALAEAADG, encoded by the coding sequence GTGATCACATTTGACGCTGTCACCAAACGCTATCCGGACGGAACGGTCGCAGTGGACCGCCTCGACCTCGAGGCTCCCACGGGCGAGATCACCGTGCTCGTCGGCCCGTCGGGCTGCGGGAAAACCACGTCACTCCGGATGATCAATCGCATGATCGACGCCTCGGAGGGGCAGATCCTCCTCGACGGCACGCCGGTGCAGGGCATCGACCCGCCGACGCTGCGGCGCGGCATCGGGTACGTCATCCAGCAGGCCGGGCTGTTCCCGCACCGCAAGATCGTCGACAACATCGCCACCGTCCCCTACCTGCTCGGCTGGGACAAGAAGAAGGCCCGCGACAGGGCGATGGAGCTGCTCGAACGCGTCGGCCTCGACCCCGGGCTCGCCGGGCGCTACCCGTTCCAGCTCTCGGGCGGTCAGCAGCAGCGCGTGGGCGTGGCCAGGGCGCTGGCCGCGGACCCGCCCGTGCTGCTCATGGACGAGCCGTTCAGCGCGGTGGACCCGGTGGTCCGCACGAGCCTGCAGGACGAGCTGCTCAGGCTCCAGTCCGAGCTGAACAAGACCATCGTGTTCGTCACCCACGACATCGACGAGGCCATCAAGCTGGGCGACCGCGTGGCGGTGCTGCGGGTGGGCGGCAGGCTGGCGCAGATCGCCGACCCCAAGACGCTGCTGTCCGAGCCGGCCGACGACTTCGTGCAGGAGTTCCTCGGGCATGACAGGGGGATCAGGCGGTTGCAGTTCGTCTCGACGGAGGGGCTGCGGTTGCGTACCGACCTGACCGGCGCCGAGGACGCGCCGTGGCGGCTCGTCGTGGACGCGGACGGCCGGCCGACCGGGTGGATCTCCCCGTCGCGGCCCGACGAGCTGGAGCCGTACGGGACGTTCGTGCACGGGCGGGACTCCCTGCGCACGGCGCTCGACGCGGCGTTGCTGTCGCCGTCCGGCTGTGCCGTGGCCGTGGACGAGCAGGGCAAGGTCGTGGGCGTGGCCACCAGGGAGGCGCTCGACCAGGCGCTCGCGGAGGCGGCAGATGGCTGA
- a CDS encoding S8 family serine peptidase, with protein MTPVVQLTTLLQQTPPIPPEEQLRLSSLLAGAIALAATSMAAPHVTGALALLRQKRPRAGVDQLVDLLRRSGKPITYTSAGAEVTTPRINVYAALHSR; from the coding sequence ATGACACCAGTTGTCCAATTAACTACACTTCTGCAACAAACGCCCCCGATCCCCCCGGAGGAACAGTTGAGACTGTCGTCTCTACTGGCCGGCGCCATCGCGTTAGCCGCAACCTCGATGGCCGCTCCGCACGTGACGGGCGCCCTGGCCCTGCTCCGCCAGAAGCGGCCCCGCGCGGGGGTGGACCAGCTGGTCGACCTGCTGCGGCGCTCGGGCAAGCCGATCACGTACACGAGCGCGGGGGCCGAGGTCACGACGCCCCGCATCAACGTGTACGCGGCCCTGCACAGTCGCTGA